GAGTAGTGATAAATTTTTGGATTTGCACAAATGCTTGAGTTCCTGTTTCTGCTTGAATGGTAATTGGCTTTTTTGTGGAAATATTTCCGTTTATACCAAGACCTAAAAAACGAGTGTGTATTGCATTTACTTCCAGAGTAACGGGTTTATTTATCGTTAACCGCCCCCTTTTATCCAAATGGCCATTATCGTTATCAAAAACATATTTATCATTATTTGTTATAAAAGTTAGGCCTTTATTGTTGGTTACTTCAATATCCATAAAGTTTGCTTTGAATTGCAATGTTGATCCAATTGGTATACAAATTGTGCCCTCCGTGACACCAAGACATTGTATTTTTTAAATCATCCGTCACCATGGTTTCCATAAGTGAAACACCATTTGGCATACATTCTTCCCATATTTTGTAAACTACTAATCCCAAAACTACAGCCACAAATATCACTGTGATAGTGACTGGTTCAAAAGTTGATTTAAAAGTCGCGGAAGGGAATTGGAGATGGAGTATACGTCCTGAATTTGTAAGATAAAGAATAACTGGTATGTCCTGATTTTTTTTGTCCCATGACTGAGTATTGTAAAGCATTACCGTGTGTATATCAGGATGTTCTTTCAGATACCAGACCACCTGTGAAATTGCCAGGGTATCCATAATACTTTCTTTTGGCAATGAGAACCCATTTGGCAAGTTAATAGCCGACCAGTTCACATTTGTGGTATCTGCGGAAACCATCGGTACGGTCACCTGAGAAGAAGATTCGTTTCCTATGAATTGCACGGTTGGAATTACTTTGCCTGTAAGCTGTTCCAAAAGAACAAAACTCCCCTGGCTCACTTTCTGCACAGTCGCCTGCACTCCGGATAGCGTTGAAGAAGAAAGCCCTTTTTCTGTCACCAGTTGCATAGTAACGCCGGTTGCCCCTGCCAGAACCGTGGTTGCTCCCGTGCTCCCAGTTTGCGTAATAGAAACATCCTGCTGGTTATCGGGAAGCCGTTCCACGGAAATATTTTTAGTCTGATTGCCGGAAAGGATGAGGTGTTCCTCACGGTATGCCCTTATTCCCAGGCCGGTCACTTCGATGGTATAGAGAGTTGAAGCGTATCTATGTACCTCCGCAGTTTTCGATGATCCTGAGAAGCCACCGGTTCCCGATGCAGAAACAGCTCCGTCCAGAAGAAGCATTTTCTTCATAGCGACATTGTTCCCTGCCAGGAGTCGATACAAATAAACACCAGCGGCGCAAGATTTTCCCGTATCGTCGCGGCCGTTCCATATCAGAATATGAACGCCGGGTGATTTGAATCCGCTGTCCAAAACGCGAACTTTTTGTCCGAGGATGTTATAGATTTCCAATTGGATGGTATTGCCCTTTTCGAGTGTATATCCAATATTCGTAGCGGGATTGAACGGATTAGGCCAGTTTTGAAGGAGTTGAAACGGGATGGGCTTTTGTTCGGAAACACCCGTTTCATCGAAGTTTATTTCAAATTTTCCACTTGAATTGGTTGAAGCGGTATATCTTTGAGAAAGGTCTGATTCGCTGGTAACCACAACCAGAGCATTGGTCACCGGTTTGGCCGATGTGTCGGTAACAACGCCCTGAATGGAAAGACCGGAAGCAAGATTACAAAAGAGGATAAATGCAATAGCCGTAAAAATTGAGAACCTGCCCCATCGTTTCATGGCAAAAGCTCCTCTAAAATTGTTTCTATGATATTGTCATTCTTCTCTTTCAAAATAAGGTTAAAAGTAAAAAAGCTTTTATATAAAATGAAATCCTTATTCCAAATATACGCGTGTTTATCAAAAAGAAAAGGAATTATTCATCTCAGTCCATAACTTCTTTAACCCCCTTCGATAAGGGGGTCGGCGCATTTTGCGCCGGGGGGATCTTGCTTAAAAAAGAAAACCAAAAGGTAACTTTTTTTGTTATATTATACAATCCCCTTTGGCTTTGCCATCTCCCCTTGTTAAGGGGAGAATTCGCTGCAAGCGCTTGTTGCTTCTTAAGTGCTCTTTTGCACCCCCTTCGATAAGGGGGTCGGCGCTATAGCGCCGGGGGGATCTTATCCTCGAGTTTATAAAACCTGATAAGCTCACATAAAACGAAAGCTCTTATCTCTCTATATCTTTCTCTTTACCCCGTAGGCTCATGAAACCCAAAGAAGTGCTATTCATCAAAGGCGCCCGCGAACACAATCTGAAAAATATCGATGTGGTAATCCCCCGTAACACTCTTACCGTCATCACCGGGCTATCCGGATCCGGCAAATCCTCTCTGGCGTTCGATACTATTTACGCCGAGGGGCAGCGCCGCTATGTGGAGAGTCTCTCCGCTTACGCCCGCCAGTTCCTGGGGCTGATGGAAAAGCCCGATGTGGAATACATCGAGGGGCTGTCTCCGGCCATTTCCATCGAGCAGCGAGTGGCATCACACAATCCCCGCTCCACTGTCGGCACGGTCACCGAAATATACGACTATCTCCGCCTCCTGTATGCACGGCTGGGAGTGCCGCACTGCCCTTCCTGCGGGAAAGAAATCAGCCAGCAGACTCCCCAGCAGATCGTGGATGACGTGCTTTCCCTGCCCGAGGGGGCAAAAATCCAGATTCTGTCGCCCCTGGTGCGGGGCCGCAAGGGGGAATACCGTGAAATCTTCCGGCGGTCCCAGGCGGACGGCTTCCTGCGGGTTCGGGTGGACGGCGCCATCCGCAGCCTTGAAGAGGACATCATCCTCGACAAGAAGGTGAAGCACACCATCGAGGTTGTGGTCGACCGGCTGGTGGTTTCGGACAAAATCCGGTCGCGGCTGACCGACTCGGTCGAAACCGCGCTCCGCCTTGGGGAGGGACTGGTCATCATCAACAACGC
This is a stretch of genomic DNA from Candidatus Latescibacter sp.. It encodes these proteins:
- a CDS encoding T9SS type A sorting domain-containing protein, giving the protein MKRWGRFSIFTAIAFILFCNLASGLSIQGVVTDTSAKPVTNALVVVTSESDLSQRYTASTNSSGKFEINFDETGVSEQKPIPFQLLQNWPNPFNPATNIGYTLEKGNTIQLEIYNILGQKVRVLDSGFKSPGVHILIWNGRDDTGKSCAAGVYLYRLLAGNNVAMKKMLLLDGAVSASGTGGFSGSSKTAEVHRYASTLYTIEVTGLGIRAYREEHLILSGNQTKNISVERLPDNQQDVSITQTGSTGATTVLAGATGVTMQLVTEKGLSSSTLSGVQATVQKVSQGSFVLLEQLTGKVIPTVQFIGNESSSQVTVPMVSADTTNVNWSAINLPNGFSLPKESIMDTLAISQVVWYLKEHPDIHTVMLYNTQSWDKKNQDIPVILYLTNSGRILHLQFPSATFKSTFEPVTITVIFVAVVLGLVVYKIWEECMPNGVSLMETMVTDDLKNTMSWCHGGHNLYTNWINIAIQSKLYGY